Proteins from a genomic interval of Oncorhynchus kisutch isolate 150728-3 unplaced genomic scaffold, Okis_V2 scaffold912, whole genome shotgun sequence:
- the LOC109876827 gene encoding zinc finger protein 135-like, which produces MKRHERTHTGEKPHQCSHCGKTFTELWSLKTHERIHTGEKLYYCSQCGKSFTRSGHMKEHKRTHTGEKPYLCSQCGKRFTHLCNLKTHERLHTGEKPYHCSQCGKNFTRSGHMKEHKRMHTLEKPYLCSQCGKSFTHLCNLKTHERLHTGEKDYECSPCGLRFTTLGYLKSHERTHTREKPFHCSQCREIFTQLGSLKRHERTHTVEKPHHCTHCGKTFTQLGSLKRHERIHTGEKPHHCTDCGKTFTQLGGLKMHERIHTGEKPYCCPQCGKSFTRSEHMKEHKRTHTGEKPYCCFQCGKSFTYLCNLKTHERIHTGEKPYHCSQCGKGFNQLGVLKRHERKHTGDKDVGC; this is translated from the coding sequence ATGAAAAGGCAtgaaaggacacacacaggtgagaagcCTCATCAATGCTCTCACTGTGGAAAGACTTTTACTGAGTTATGGAGcctgaaaacacatgagagaatacacacaggggagaagttATActactgctcccagtgtggaaagagttttacccggtCAGGGCACATGAAAGAAcataagagaacacacacaggggagaagccttacctcTGTTCCCAGTGTGGGAAGCGTTTTACCCACTTATGTAATCTGAAAACACATGAGAGATTACACACAGGggaaaagccttaccactgctcccagtgtggaaagaattTTACCCGGTCAGGGCACATGAAAGAACATAAGAGAATGCACACATTGGAGAAGCCTTACctctgttcccagtgtggaaagagttttacccactTATGTaacctgaaaacacatgagagGTTACACACCGGGGAGAAGGATTATGAATGCTCTCCGTGTGGGTTGAGGTTTACCACTTTAGGGTACCTGAAATCACATGAGCgaacacacacaagagagaagcctttccactgctcaCAGTGCAGAGAAATTTTCacccagttagggagcctgaaaaGGCATGAAAGGACACACACAGTTGAGAAGCCTCATCATTGCACTCACTGTGGGAAGACttttacccagttagggagcctgaaaagacatgagagaatacacacaggagaaaagcctcatCATTGCACTGACTGTGGGAAGACGTTTACCCAGTTAGGGGGCCTGAAaatgcatgagagaatacacacaggggagaagccttactgctgcccccagtgtggaaagagttttacccggtCAGAGCACATGAAAGAAcataagagaacacacacaggggagaagccttattgCTGCttccagtgtggaaagagttttacctaCTTATGTAACCTGAAAacacacgagagaatacacacaggggagaagccttaccactgctcccagtgtggaaagggttttaaccAGTTAGGGGTCCTGAAACGGcatgagagaaaacacacaggagataaGGATGTAGGATGTTGA
- the LOC109877121 gene encoding gastrula zinc finger protein XlCGF57.1-like, whose amino-acid sequence MSSLSYSLPAKEEEVGWTEKEDLNIVVKDDEEVKDEKEPFGVKEEEGIEAVTVEEEEVEAFRIKKEEEEAITLKEEEDVTVKYEKEPLGVKHEEGIEAVTVEEEEVEAFRMKKEEITLKEEDEYFVVKEEKGPFGVKDEEETRDLINTTGERPDSHPDRGKSPDPETTKPARPYHCSQCGKRFIQSSHLKEHERIHTGEQPFQCSQCGKSFTNVGNLKTHEMTHTGEKPFHCSQCGKSFTQLGNLKTHEMTHTGEKPYHCSHCGKSFRHSGHLKVHERTHTGEKPYQCSQCGKGFGHSWHLKVHERTHTGEKPYQCSQCGKGFGHSGHLKVHERTHTGEKPYQCSHCGKRFIQSLHLKEHKRKHTGEKPFQCSQCGKSFIQSSHLKEHKRIHTGEKPFQCSECGKTFSQIGQLKYHERKHTGEKPHHCSQCGKGFRYSGHLKVHERTHTGEKPYQCSQCGKDFRHSGHLKDHEKIHTGEQPFQCSLCGKSFTHLGNLKMHEMTHTGEKPFHCSHCVKSFTQLGNLKTHEMTHTGEKPFHCSKCEKGFRTSGNLKTHEMSHTGEKPFQCSQCGKSFTQLASLKRHEGTHTG is encoded by the exons ATGAGCTCACTAAGCTACTCCCTCCCTGCTAAAGAAGAAGAGGTCGGATGGACGGAGAAAGAAGATctgaacattgtcgtgaaagaTGACGAGGAAGTGAAAGACGAGAAAGAGCCgtttggagtgaaagaggaagaggggatagaggctgtcacagtggaagaggaggaggtagaagctttcagaatcaaaaaggaggaagaggaggctatcacattgaaagaagaggaggatgttacCGTGAAATACGAGAAAGAGCCTTTAGGAGTGAAACACGAAGAAGGAATAGAGGCTGTcacagtggaagaggaggaggtagaagctttcagaatgaaaaaggaagAAATCACATTGAAAGAAGAAGATGAGTATTTtgtagtgaaagaagagaaaggcCCTTTTGGAGTGAAAGACGaagaggagactagagatctgATTAACACTA caggagagagaccagactctcacCCTGACCGTGGGAAGAGTCCAGACCCAGAGACGACCAAACCAGCAAGACCAtaccactgttcccagtgtggaaagagatttaTTCAGTCATCGCATTTGAaagaacatgagagaatacacacaggagaacagCCATTtcaatgttcccagtgtggaaagagttttacaaaTGTAGGGAACCTGAAAACGCATGAGATgacacacacgggagagaagcctttccactgctcccagtgtggaaagagttttacccagttagggaaTTTGAAAACACATGAGATGACACACACAGGcgagaagccttatcactgctcccattgtggaaagagttttagacACTCAGGGCATCTAAAAGTGCATGAAAGaacacacacgggagagaagccatatcaatgctcccagtgtggaaagggttttggACACTCATGGCATCTTAAAGTGCATgaaagaacacacactggagagaagccgtatcaatgctcccagtgtggaaagggttttggACACTCAGGGCATCTAAAAGTGCATgaaagaacacacactggagagaagccataTCAATGCTCTCACTGTGGAAAGAGATTTATCCAGTCATTGCACCTGAAAGAGCacaagagaaaacacacaggagagaagcctttccaatgttctcaatgtggaaagagttttatccAGTCATCACATCTGAAAGAGCACAAgaggatacacacaggagagaagccattcCAATGCTCTGAGTGTGGAAAGACTTTTAGCCAGATAGGGCAGCTGAAATATCATGAAAGAAaacatacaggggagaagcctcatcactgttcccagtgtggaaagggtttcaGATACTCAGGGCATCTAAAAGTGCATgaaagaacacacactggagagaagccgtatcaatgctcccagtgtggaaaggatTTTAGACACTCAGGGCATCTTAAAGATCATgaaaaaatacacacaggagaacaaCCATTCCAATGCTCtctgtgtggaaagagttttacccatttagggaacctgaaaatgcatgagatgacacacacaggagagaagccttttcactgctcccactgtgtaaaaagttttacccagttagggaaCTTGAAAACGCATGAgatgacacacacaggagagaagcctttccactgctccaagtGTGAAAAGGGTTTTAGAACCTCTGGGAACCTGAAAACGCATGAAATgtcacacacaggagagaagcctttccaatgctcccaatgtggaaagagttttacccagttagCAAGCCTGAAAAGGCATGAAGGAACACACACAGGATAG